A genomic segment from Saprospiraceae bacterium encodes:
- a CDS encoding alpha/beta hydrolase-fold protein, which translates to MKKLSILFICILVNLNAAVYAQESLFGAAEIVSPEIHEDNSVTFRFLAPTADSVQLTGDFLPNVKKIMPFGEMEVPSTVNLAKSEKGVWTFTTGKLPSELYTYSFIVDGLKAIDPNNPFLIRDVANITNILIIGGGKADLYRTMDVPHGTVSKTWYDSPGLQMDRRLSIYTPPGYESSQEKYPVLYLLHGAGGDEEAWMELGRTAQILDNLIAQGKARPMLVVMPNGNVSQDAAPGLGSDGYYKPVFMAPQTMNGVYEANFMDIVKFVEGHYRVKTDKENRAIAGLSMGGFHSYHISRFYPNTFDYIGLFSAALMPREDASGKVYSQIDEGLKTQMENGYKLYWIGIGKTDFLYKANEEYRKKLDAWAMPYEYVETEGGHIWRNWRTYLSQFVPKLF; encoded by the coding sequence ATGAAGAAATTAAGCATACTATTTATTTGTATTTTAGTCAATTTGAATGCTGCCGTTTATGCCCAAGAATCACTTTTTGGCGCAGCAGAAATTGTATCTCCTGAAATCCATGAGGACAATTCGGTTACTTTTCGTTTTTTGGCCCCCACGGCAGATTCTGTTCAATTAACTGGCGATTTTTTACCCAACGTAAAGAAAATAATGCCTTTTGGTGAAATGGAGGTACCCAGCACGGTTAATTTAGCGAAAAGTGAAAAGGGCGTTTGGACCTTTACTACGGGTAAACTACCTTCTGAATTATATACCTATTCTTTTATTGTTGACGGTTTGAAGGCCATTGATCCCAACAACCCATTTTTAATTAGGGATGTGGCAAATATTACCAATATACTAATCATTGGAGGCGGAAAAGCGGATCTTTACAGAACCATGGATGTTCCTCATGGTACAGTGAGCAAAACCTGGTATGATTCCCCCGGTTTACAAATGGATCGTAGGCTTAGCATTTACACCCCTCCCGGATATGAATCCTCTCAGGAAAAATACCCCGTGCTCTATTTATTACATGGCGCAGGTGGTGATGAAGAAGCCTGGATGGAATTGGGAAGAACGGCACAAATACTGGATAATTTAATCGCACAGGGAAAGGCCAGGCCCATGTTGGTGGTCATGCCCAATGGCAATGTAAGCCAGGATGCAGCACCGGGCTTGGGTAGCGATGGCTACTACAAACCTGTTTTTATGGCACCCCAGACCATGAATGGCGTCTATGAGGCTAATTTTATGGACATTGTGAAATTTGTAGAGGGTCATTACAGGGTGAAAACGGATAAGGAAAACAGGGCCATTGCCGGACTTTCCATGGGTGGTTTTCATTCCTACCATATTTCCCGATTTTACCCCAATACCTTTGATTATATAGGGTTGTTTTCTGCGGCCTTGATGCCGAGGGAAGATGCTTCGGGTAAAGTCTATAGCCAAATTGACGAAGGTTTAAAAACCCAAATGGAAAACGGATATAAACTATATTGGATAGGAATAGGTAAGACCGATTTCCTTTATAAAGCCAATGAAGAATATCGTAAAAAACTGGACGCGTGGGCCATGCCCTACGAATATGTGGAAACCGAGGGTGGTCATATCTGGCGAAACTGGCGTACGTATCTCTCTCAATTTGTGCCAAAATTATTCTAA
- a CDS encoding GDSL-type esterase/lipase family protein produces the protein MKYLIIFITFIFFQGIQAQTDPKWDDTRSQNWPRECQEIQIKSSLDQKLQAAFFYKSKKRAPLIVSLHTWSGGYDQKDTLSWLAIVRDYNYIHPDFRGPNKQFEACGSPLAIQDIDDAIDYAIEQGNVDTNQIHVIGVSGGGYATLLTYMKSKHQINTFSAWASISNLVDWYYESVGRQQKYAKDIALSTQPESAAETSLVMDEEEAKKRSPYFMPTPVEQRKNSKLFIYAGIHDGYTGSVPISQSVKFYNKLIADIDPEAKEAQVPLEDLLTLLERRNTNFTHGDHLENGLIHYQKHYKDQIQLNIFEGGHELLIDGALDQVRPLKVLALGDSNGALEEGWVNQLRWLRFKDRFYNTSISGNTIGFDNLDRVALNTLSNLDQYLKAGVESLKGLDKILIMLGTNDCKAVFDDRLEEVPKHLEQLLQNIKAHPLYRQYQPKIYVVSPPPYAHDDQLIPKYKGGAGDIAWLFPRFKAISEKMDCVFIDVYSILLPEWGQYSADGIHMKPAAQKLVAEKIIAAWGDIN, from the coding sequence ATGAAGTACCTAATTATTTTTATAACCTTTATTTTTTTTCAAGGCATACAGGCACAAACAGACCCCAAATGGGATGACACCCGATCTCAAAACTGGCCCAGAGAATGCCAGGAAATCCAGATCAAGTCTTCTCTTGATCAAAAACTTCAAGCTGCTTTTTTTTACAAAAGCAAAAAACGGGCCCCGCTCATTGTCAGTTTGCACACCTGGAGCGGAGGTTATGACCAGAAGGATACCTTGTCCTGGCTCGCTATCGTGCGGGATTACAATTACATTCACCCTGATTTCCGCGGACCCAATAAGCAATTTGAAGCTTGCGGGAGCCCATTGGCGATTCAGGATATTGATGATGCGATTGATTATGCCATTGAGCAAGGGAATGTAGATACCAACCAAATTCACGTTATCGGAGTGAGCGGTGGCGGATATGCTACCTTATTAACCTACATGAAAAGTAAGCATCAGATTAATACCTTTTCGGCCTGGGCCTCCATTAGTAATTTGGTCGATTGGTATTACGAATCGGTAGGCCGCCAACAGAAATACGCTAAAGATATTGCGCTTTCGACCCAGCCAGAATCGGCAGCAGAAACTTCCCTCGTCATGGATGAAGAAGAAGCCAAAAAACGCTCTCCTTATTTCATGCCAACACCGGTGGAGCAACGAAAAAACAGCAAGTTGTTTATTTACGCTGGTATTCACGATGGCTACACTGGCTCTGTCCCCATTAGTCAAAGTGTCAAGTTTTACAACAAACTCATAGCAGATATTGACCCTGAGGCAAAGGAGGCCCAAGTACCCCTGGAGGACCTTTTAACCCTCCTGGAAAGACGGAATACCAACTTCACGCACGGAGATCACTTGGAAAACGGCCTGATTCATTACCAAAAACACTATAAAGACCAGATCCAGCTTAATATTTTTGAAGGAGGTCATGAGCTATTAATTGATGGAGCGTTGGACCAGGTTCGGCCGCTGAAGGTGTTGGCCTTGGGCGATTCCAATGGCGCTTTGGAAGAAGGGTGGGTGAATCAACTCCGTTGGTTGCGCTTTAAGGATCGCTTTTACAACACCTCCATTTCAGGCAATACCATCGGTTTTGACAACCTGGATCGGGTTGCCTTAAATACCCTCTCGAACCTGGATCAGTACCTCAAAGCCGGGGTTGAATCCTTGAAAGGGTTAGATAAAATACTCATCATGCTCGGTACCAATGACTGTAAGGCTGTTTTTGATGATCGCCTGGAAGAGGTGCCCAAGCACCTCGAACAATTGCTGCAGAACATAAAAGCTCACCCCTTGTACAGGCAATACCAACCAAAAATCTATGTGGTCTCTCCGCCTCCTTATGCCCATGATGATCAGTTGATCCCCAAATACAAAGGAGGCGCAGGAGACATCGCCTGGTTATTTCCCCGCTTTAAAGCCATTTCCGAGAAAATGGATTGCGTTTTTATCGATGTTTATTCCATTTTATTGCCAGAATGGGGTCAATACTCAGCAGATGGCATTCATATGAAGCCAGCGGCCCAAAAATTGGTGGCAGAAAAAATAATAGCGGCTTGGGGTGATATTAATTAA
- a CDS encoding T9SS type A sorting domain-containing protein produces MKIQLFAFFQHRPISRHHQMLLASCYLMAMGFILPVRAQITSDNAVFPVVGDTLHFAFGNQPGAINQIFTPPGGDQQWDLSNLQPTQFWDQIMKDPQTGTAAASFPGASILFNPLNSNDEFYLQVTGNQVNDMGYYGHDELNLGLSLLFKKSPVLEQSWAPVNFFDIRQSSANVLTAFDAPIAPAFLLALVPTADSFRTRITYQRVSAIDAWGTLAIPGGTFEVLRKKQTEYKSTAVDVKVAPLGWIDISTIGGQQLLPLGTDTITTFHFLNNVSKEAIAICTLNTAQNAVTGVQYKVVSPPVGTDDLWLKKEHFSLYPNPAQHSVTLRWELLEDADVRIVVTDATGRQLQTLLDGHLSAGPQLTQHALAPMHSGLHFVQILTNGALQYTAKLLVL; encoded by the coding sequence ATGAAAATTCAACTTTTTGCGTTTTTCCAGCATCGCCCCATTTCCCGGCACCACCAGATGCTACTGGCCTCCTGTTACCTGATGGCTATGGGTTTTATCCTTCCCGTAAGGGCCCAGATTACCAGCGATAATGCTGTTTTCCCTGTCGTGGGCGACACCCTCCACTTTGCCTTTGGCAACCAGCCTGGGGCAATCAACCAGATTTTCACGCCGCCCGGCGGCGACCAGCAGTGGGACCTGAGCAATCTGCAGCCAACCCAATTCTGGGATCAGATCATGAAAGACCCGCAAACGGGCACGGCTGCTGCCTCCTTCCCTGGGGCCTCTATCCTGTTCAATCCTTTAAATTCCAATGACGAATTTTATTTGCAAGTCACTGGTAATCAGGTCAATGACATGGGGTATTACGGTCACGACGAGCTGAACTTGGGCCTGAGTTTGTTGTTTAAAAAGTCACCTGTACTGGAACAATCCTGGGCCCCGGTCAATTTCTTTGATATCCGCCAAAGTTCGGCCAATGTATTAACTGCTTTCGATGCACCGATAGCTCCAGCCTTTTTACTGGCTTTGGTTCCTACTGCCGATTCATTCCGTACCCGGATTACGTATCAACGGGTCAGCGCTATCGATGCGTGGGGCACACTGGCCATTCCCGGCGGCACTTTTGAGGTGCTGCGGAAAAAACAAACCGAATACAAGAGCACAGCTGTGGATGTAAAGGTAGCACCGCTCGGGTGGATAGATATTTCAACTATCGGCGGGCAACAGTTACTCCCGCTGGGGACGGATACGATAACCACCTTTCATTTTCTGAACAACGTCTCCAAAGAAGCCATTGCTATTTGTACACTTAATACTGCACAAAACGCGGTAACAGGCGTTCAGTACAAAGTAGTATCGCCGCCCGTAGGAACAGACGACCTATGGCTGAAGAAGGAACATTTCAGTCTTTATCCCAACCCTGCCCAACATTCTGTCACCCTGCGGTGGGAACTGCTGGAGGATGCCGACGTCCGCATTGTGGTGACCGATGCGACCGGCCGTCAGTTGCAGACCCTGCTCGACGGACACCTATCGGCCGGCCCTCAACTGACCCAACATGCCTTGGCACCAATGCATTCCGGCCTGCATTTCGTTCAAATATTGACCAACGGCGCCTTGCAGTATACGGCTAAACTGTTGGTTTTATAA
- a CDS encoding alpha/beta hydrolase, with amino-acid sequence MEIKRKSYFKEKDKDLKYFEDWVSALETLNGRVYQRFEVATSLGKTHVWGINTQEPQLETLVIFPGARTTSLIWDFDRGLDNLKQKLRIFLIETNGLPNLSDGQTPDIKSLDYGIWANEVLKELGIQKTFIAGASFGGLIGMKLGITNPEKVKAAFLLNPGCLQPFSLALKNLYFNLLPILKPSPKTVAKFLDKAIFSKPTHQLSEQSERLLLDYELFALKRYQDHTQKPYYMGNQLQAVQVDVYLLEGDQDLLFPYQKSIENAKKHIRQLKDVKVFPKVGHGIETYDKAMHYIGEKIKFST; translated from the coding sequence ATGGAAATTAAAAGGAAGTCCTATTTTAAGGAAAAAGATAAGGACCTAAAATACTTTGAGGATTGGGTATCAGCCTTGGAGACCTTGAATGGGCGCGTATATCAAAGGTTTGAAGTAGCCACTTCGCTGGGCAAAACCCACGTATGGGGAATAAATACACAAGAACCTCAGCTTGAAACACTGGTCATATTTCCAGGAGCAAGAACGACATCCCTCATTTGGGATTTTGACAGAGGGCTTGACAACCTGAAGCAAAAACTCAGGATTTTTCTGATTGAAACAAACGGACTGCCCAATCTTAGTGACGGACAAACACCTGATATTAAATCACTGGACTACGGAATTTGGGCAAATGAAGTCTTAAAGGAATTAGGCATTCAAAAAACATTCATTGCCGGCGCATCGTTTGGCGGGTTGATAGGTATGAAATTGGGAATAACAAACCCGGAGAAAGTAAAGGCGGCATTCCTGCTTAACCCAGGGTGTTTACAGCCATTTTCTTTAGCCTTAAAAAATCTCTACTTCAATTTATTGCCCATCCTAAAACCAAGCCCCAAAACGGTCGCTAAGTTTTTGGATAAGGCTATATTTTCAAAGCCAACCCATCAATTATCTGAGCAATCAGAAAGGTTGTTGCTGGACTATGAGCTCTTCGCCTTAAAACGCTACCAAGACCATACCCAAAAGCCCTATTACATGGGTAATCAACTCCAGGCAGTCCAGGTAGATGTCTATCTACTGGAAGGGGATCAAGACCTGTTATTTCCCTACCAAAAATCCATCGAAAACGCCAAAAAACACATTAGGCAACTCAAGGATGTTAAAGTATTCCCTAAGGTTGGTCATGGGATTGAAACTTATGACAAGGCTATGCATTACATTGGCGAGAAAATCAAATTTTCTACTTAA
- a CDS encoding IS630 family transposase: MLTLHISETDIEVLKYERYTYPSTKVQKRMQVLYIRSQTNLTNSLIAQIVGLHRDTVTEYVKRYNQGGLASVYAVGYGTNESKLEEHSQSLLSYFEDHPPHSINEAREKIKELTGIQRSPTQIRSWLKRHGLRYRKAGQIPGKADQVQQAQYLQTVLNPLIEKAQAEEIHLLFMDAAHFVMGVFLCCLWSAKRVFIKSSSGRKRYNVLGAVDAITKQVHTWTNESYINSNSIVDFFHQLRIYYYDMKPIYIILDNARYQKCQFVKYIAWQFNIQLIYLPAYSPNLNLIERLWKWVKKQALYATYYEDFNQFKKAIDNSIYLANNNKKHEILTLLNLKFQLF; this comes from the coding sequence ATGCTTACCCTCCACATCAGCGAAACTGATATAGAAGTACTAAAATATGAAAGATATACTTATCCCAGTACAAAAGTTCAAAAACGAATGCAGGTTTTATATATCAGAAGTCAAACGAATTTAACGAATAGCCTAATTGCCCAAATAGTAGGATTACATCGGGATACGGTGACCGAGTATGTGAAGAGGTATAACCAAGGCGGCTTAGCCAGTGTTTATGCAGTAGGTTATGGGACCAATGAGAGTAAATTAGAAGAACATTCTCAAAGTTTGTTATCCTACTTTGAGGACCATCCTCCTCATAGCATAAATGAAGCAAGGGAAAAGATAAAGGAGCTAACGGGCATACAAAGAAGCCCTACTCAAATCCGTTCCTGGCTTAAGAGGCATGGTTTAAGGTATCGAAAAGCAGGTCAAATTCCTGGCAAGGCAGATCAAGTCCAACAAGCTCAATATTTACAAACAGTGCTTAATCCGCTTATTGAAAAAGCACAAGCAGAAGAAATTCACCTTCTTTTTATGGATGCTGCTCATTTTGTGATGGGGGTATTTTTATGTTGCCTATGGTCGGCTAAGCGGGTATTTATTAAGAGTTCTTCCGGCCGTAAACGTTATAATGTACTAGGTGCTGTAGATGCCATCACCAAACAGGTACATACTTGGACAAATGAATCTTACATTAACAGCAATAGTATAGTTGATTTTTTTCATCAACTGCGTATTTACTACTATGACATGAAGCCGATTTACATCATCCTTGATAATGCTCGGTACCAGAAATGCCAGTTTGTCAAATATATAGCATGGCAATTCAATATACAATTAATCTATTTGCCAGCTTATTCACCCAACCTTAACCTCATAGAACGTTTATGGAAATGGGTGAAAAAACAAGCTTTATATGCTACCTACTATGAAGACTTTAATCAATTTAAAAAGGCAATCGACAATAGCATTTATCTGGCTAACAATAATAAAAAACACGAAATCCTAACCCTCTTAAATCTCAAATTTCAACTGTTTTGA
- a CDS encoding site-specific integrase yields the protein MQPRFYLKSTGKGDEARLVIMFFNYRIGKMQIRFNYSTQVYVPPSRWNRTTQKAKAARDFPQHQQINAALGLIGRTAETIYYKFKGELKIRELTKMVFKEQMDKQLHREFSETDLLGFMKEKIQERKDGTVSRGTWKNDQVALHHLEDFAKIRRKQALYFDEITIVWSKSFQQYLFDQGLQNNYVHKMLSKVKQFMRKAQEEGKTDNTEYQSPSFQVSKTKTSEVYLTIDELRALENLQLQGTTKDIRDIFLVLAFTGVRFSDVGEVRLSNLVPSQRKKLFRISTQKTDQTVTIPAHPLVLEILAQHGGTLPQYTNQFFNREIKLICQKAGINQDISKVKTVQGRKEVKAVKKWERIYSHTGRRSFATNAFLAGMRPEDVIKITGHADTKTLLIYIRADDLRVGMESAKHEFFTEW from the coding sequence ATGCAACCTAGATTCTACCTTAAATCTACTGGCAAGGGGGATGAAGCTCGTTTAGTCATCATGTTCTTTAATTACCGCATCGGGAAGATGCAAATTCGGTTTAATTATTCTACCCAGGTATATGTTCCGCCTTCTCGCTGGAATAGGACGACGCAAAAGGCTAAGGCTGCTAGAGACTTCCCACAGCATCAACAGATTAATGCGGCACTGGGTTTGATAGGTAGAACGGCAGAGACGATCTATTATAAGTTTAAAGGAGAATTGAAGATCAGAGAATTGACGAAGATGGTTTTCAAAGAGCAGATGGATAAGCAACTTCATAGGGAGTTTTCAGAAACCGATTTATTGGGCTTTATGAAGGAAAAGATTCAAGAGCGAAAGGATGGTACGGTAAGTCGGGGCACCTGGAAAAATGACCAGGTGGCATTACATCATCTTGAGGACTTTGCTAAGATTAGACGAAAACAAGCGCTCTATTTTGATGAAATCACCATCGTATGGTCCAAATCATTCCAACAATACTTATTCGATCAGGGACTTCAGAATAATTATGTTCATAAGATGCTATCCAAGGTAAAGCAATTCATGAGAAAGGCGCAGGAGGAAGGGAAAACTGATAATACGGAGTACCAGTCGCCCTCCTTCCAGGTTTCTAAGACTAAAACAAGTGAAGTCTATTTAACTATTGATGAATTAAGAGCTTTGGAAAACCTGCAACTTCAAGGAACAACCAAAGATATCCGGGATATATTTCTGGTTCTAGCCTTTACCGGAGTTAGGTTCTCGGATGTAGGGGAGGTCCGGCTGAGCAATCTGGTGCCAAGCCAGCGCAAGAAGTTATTCCGGATTTCGACCCAAAAGACAGATCAAACCGTAACCATTCCAGCGCATCCCTTGGTTTTGGAAATCCTGGCACAGCATGGCGGCACACTGCCCCAATATACCAACCAGTTCTTCAATAGGGAAATAAAACTGATCTGTCAAAAAGCGGGTATAAATCAAGACATCTCCAAGGTAAAAACCGTACAAGGCCGCAAAGAAGTCAAGGCCGTCAAGAAATGGGAACGCATCTATTCGCATACCGGTCGCCGGTCTTTTGCAACCAACGCTTTCTTGGCTGGCATGCGGCCTGAGGATGTCATTAAGATTACCGGTCACGCTGATACGAAGACATTGCTCATCTACATCCGAGCGGACGATCTCCGGGTTGGGATGGAATCAGCTAAACACGAGTTCTTTACCGAATGGTGA
- a CDS encoding NAD(P)-binding protein, whose translation MKYHKVSIIGGGIAGLTTAIALQNIGIDAHIFEASQQMEPLGAGLGLGINAMMANLLLDGLC comes from the coding sequence ATGAAATACCACAAAGTATCCATCATCGGCGGAGGCATAGCCGGGCTTACGACAGCTATTGCGCTCCAAAACATCGGGATAGACGCCCATATTTTTGAGGCAAGCCAACAAATGGAGCCCCTTGGTGCCGGATTGGGATTAGGCATCAATGCCATGATGGCGAATTTGCTTTTGGACGGATTGTGCTGA
- a CDS encoding ATP-binding protein, producing the protein MQNKLIGRAKEQETLKAALFSNESEMVAVIGRRRVGKTFLIRAAYKERIDLEFTGVQNATRREQLDSFHFLLQKYAGQNTTLSLPKNWLEAFHQLITVLEKKNNSRKKKVLFFDELPWLATKKSGFLKALGFFWNNWASKNNIVVVICGSAASWMIQNVVKDKGGLHNRITRRINLRPFTLSETETFLASRNLKLNRYNTILIYMIMGGIPHYLKEIQAGKSAIQNIDDICFLEDGLLADEFSSLYPALFEHSENHIAIIRALAKKWKGLTRAEIIKLANLSNGGGITKTLNELMHSSFISAYFPFGKKRKDMLYRLTDEYSLFYLHFIEKKRRNVKGAWKALSQTATFKSWSGYAFESLCLKHIEQIKMALQIAGIYSESSSFFFSGNDYLPGIQIDLLIDRNDQVINLCEIKFQQREFIMTKSYAEQLQQKIAVFSEVSKTKKQVFLTMITTFGTTDNKHSLGLVDNDLKMDVLFR; encoded by the coding sequence ATGCAAAACAAGCTCATCGGCCGCGCTAAAGAACAGGAAACCCTGAAAGCAGCTTTGTTCTCAAATGAATCAGAAATGGTGGCAGTAATAGGACGTAGAAGGGTTGGAAAGACCTTTCTGATTAGAGCTGCCTACAAGGAGAGAATTGACTTAGAATTTACCGGAGTACAAAATGCAACGCGGCGAGAGCAATTGGATTCCTTTCATTTTTTGTTACAAAAATATGCTGGGCAAAACACGACCTTGAGTTTACCGAAAAACTGGTTAGAAGCCTTTCATCAATTGATAACGGTACTTGAGAAAAAAAATAATTCAAGAAAAAAGAAAGTGTTATTTTTTGATGAACTTCCATGGCTTGCTACAAAAAAATCTGGCTTTTTAAAGGCTTTAGGTTTTTTTTGGAATAACTGGGCATCAAAAAATAATATTGTAGTTGTCATCTGTGGCTCTGCGGCTTCATGGATGATTCAAAATGTAGTAAAGGACAAAGGTGGATTGCACAATAGGATAACCAGGAGAATTAATTTAAGACCATTTACCTTATCCGAAACGGAAACTTTTTTAGCCAGTAGGAACTTAAAACTGAATCGCTATAATACTATTTTGATTTATATGATAATGGGAGGCATTCCACATTATCTAAAGGAAATACAAGCGGGAAAAAGCGCTATCCAAAATATTGATGACATTTGTTTTTTAGAAGATGGTTTGTTGGCCGATGAATTTTCAAGTCTCTATCCAGCATTATTTGAGCATTCAGAAAACCACATTGCTATTATTAGGGCATTGGCAAAAAAATGGAAAGGGCTGACTAGAGCTGAGATCATTAAATTGGCCAATTTATCAAATGGTGGAGGAATAACTAAAACATTGAATGAATTAATGCATTCCAGTTTTATTTCCGCTTACTTCCCTTTTGGAAAAAAAAGGAAAGACATGCTCTACCGTTTAACAGATGAATATTCTCTCTTTTACTTGCACTTTATAGAAAAAAAGAGAAGGAACGTGAAAGGAGCTTGGAAAGCTTTAAGTCAAACAGCAACTTTTAAAAGCTGGAGTGGATATGCTTTTGAAAGCCTATGCTTAAAACACATCGAACAAATAAAAATGGCGCTCCAGATTGCTGGTATTTATTCGGAGTCTTCCAGTTTTTTCTTTTCTGGGAATGACTATTTACCCGGCATACAAATCGACCTCTTGATCGATAGAAATGACCAGGTAATCAACCTATGTGAAATAAAATTTCAGCAAAGAGAATTTATCATGACCAAATCTTATGCTGAACAATTACAGCAAAAAATAGCAGTCTTTAGTGAAGTAAGCAAAACAAAAAAACAGGTATTCCTCACTATGATCACCACTTTCGGAACGACTGATAATAAACACAGTCTTGGGTTGGTAGATAATGATTTGAAAATGGATGTTTTGTTTAGATGA
- a CDS encoding T9SS type A sorting domain-containing protein: MFCLDDASILFNPLNSNDEFYLQVAGNQANDMGYCGHDELSLGLSLLFKKSPALEQSWAPINYFSLYPNPAQHSVTLRWELLEDAEVRIVVTDATGRQLHTLLDGHLSAGPQLTQHALAPMHSGLHFVQILTNGALQYTAKLLVL, translated from the coding sequence ATGTTTTGTTTAGATGATGCCTCTATCCTGTTCAACCCTTTAAATTCCAATGACGAATTTTATTTGCAAGTCGCTGGTAATCAGGCCAATGACATGGGGTATTGCGGCCACGACGAGCTGAGCTTGGGCCTGAGTTTGTTGTTTAAAAAGTCACCTGCACTGGAACAATCCTGGGCCCCGATCAATTATTTCAGTCTTTATCCCAACCCTGCCCAACATTCCGTCACCCTGCGGTGGGAACTACTGGAGGATGCCGAGGTCCGCATTGTGGTGACCGATGCGACCGGCCGTCAGTTGCATACCCTGCTCGACGGACACCTATCGGCCGGCCCTCAGCTGACCCAACATGCCTTGGCGCCAATGCATTCCGGCCTGCATTTCGTACAAATATTGACCAACGGCGCCTTGCAGTATACGGCTAAACTGTTGGTTTTATAA
- a CDS encoding Crp/Fnr family transcriptional regulator: MVSKFEKIIVHNVLPKNTTLLEIGKRAKSMFFLKTGLARAYYYHDGKDVTDYFATDGQFIGAVPSLINGLPSEKGIHLIEASDVYHFLSVDFEKLCSQHHDLEHIARVILSYGLLDEQERIESLRFYSVRERYELMEKKYPGIMNRCPLHYIASYLGTTQVSISRIRAGIQ; encoded by the coding sequence GTGGTATCCAAATTTGAAAAAATTATAGTTCATAATGTACTCCCTAAAAACACTACCCTACTTGAAATTGGTAAGCGTGCTAAATCCATGTTTTTTTTGAAAACTGGCCTTGCAAGGGCTTATTATTACCACGACGGAAAGGATGTAACAGACTATTTTGCAACAGATGGACAGTTTATTGGAGCAGTCCCTAGCCTGATCAATGGGCTTCCAAGTGAAAAAGGTATTCATTTAATTGAAGCATCTGATGTTTATCATTTTTTGTCTGTGGATTTTGAAAAACTCTGTTCGCAACACCATGACCTTGAGCATATTGCAAGAGTAATTTTAAGTTATGGCCTTTTGGATGAACAGGAGAGAATTGAAAGTCTGCGTTTTTATAGTGTGAGAGAACGATATGAACTCATGGAAAAGAAGTATCCGGGAATTATGAACAGGTGTCCGCTTCATTATATCGCTTCCTATCTTGGCACTACCCAGGTTAGCATTAGTAGAATTAGAGCGGGTATTCAATAG